From the genome of Lotus japonicus ecotype B-129 chromosome 6, LjGifu_v1.2, one region includes:
- the LOC130722604 gene encoding uncharacterized protein LOC130722604 gives MEEGEGGDPMDHFHRNEAISAVADDGFLAEEDDDYEDLYNDVNVGEGFLQSLRKNDDSAFRNDDVDDKPPPAQAQDAAVVPVPGVGEGGGGGGVVEPRVSGGVDGFRGNEVVGVQGGGGGGIRVELGQKSGKLSEIEEQSGNDGVGIQGIEQQQQPHGGGIVGSVGNEGLLRQGQGAGGGGGGILNRAGGNGVGNSVGGFNTGVGGGGFGGAGGGGGGGGTVLFVGDLHWWTTDAELEAELCKYGQVKEVKFFDEKASGKSKGYCQVEFYEPSAAAACKDGMNEHEFNGRACVVAYASPFTVKKMGEAQIARNQQGNVNQSAVPQGRKGPAEAGAKPGGSNVGTGNNYQGGDGNRGYGRGNWGRGNNPGMGNRGPVNQMRNRGGRGIMGNGGNGFGQGMGANPPLMHHQSMMNQGFDPAFGGPIGRMGNYGGFPGAPTPPFSGIMPSFPGVGGVGMPGVAPHVNPAFFGRGMHMNGMGMMPTSGMDGPNMGMWSDPNMGGWGGEEPGGGKAGESSYGEEAASDHQYGEVNHDRAGWTNTTRDKDRGSERDWSGTSERRYRDDRDQGYERDAPSEKDMGHDHEWSGRRQRDDREMGRERSRDRDRERSRDRDRERDRDRDRERDRYREDRGRYADHHRYRDREAEPDDELERGRSSRTHSKSRLSHDEEHHSRPRDADYGKRRRLTSE, from the coding sequence ATGGAGGAAGGTGAGGGTGGGGATCCAATGGATCACTTCCACCGTAACGAAGCTATCTCCGCCGTTGCTGACGACGGTTTCCTGGCCGAGGAAGACGACGATTACGAGGACCTTTACAACGATGTCAATGTTGGTGAAGGGTTCCTTCAATCCTTGCGCAAGAACGATGATTCAGCCTTCAGAAACGACGACGTTGACGACAAGCCGCCTCCAGCTCAAGCTCAAGATGCCGCTGTGGTTCCAGTACCTGGTGTCGGTgagggcggcggcggcggtggggTTGTGGAACCGAGGGTTTCTGGAGGAGTTGATGGGTTTAGAGGGAATGAGGTGGTGGGTGTCCAAGGAGGTGGCGGAGGGGGGATTAGGGTTGAATTAGGGCAGAAATCTGGGAAGTTGAGTGAGATTGAGGAGCAGAGTGGTAATGATGGTGTTGGAATCCAGGGTATTGAGCAGCAGCAGCAACCGCATGGTGGTGGTATTGTTGGGAGTGTGGGGAATGAGGGTTTACTGAGACAAGGTCAAGGTgctggtggaggtggaggaggaataCTTAACAGGGCTGGTGGAAATGGGGTTGGGAATAGTGTGGGCGGTTTTAATACCGGAGTAGGTGGAGGTGGATTTGGAGgtgctggtggtggtggcggcggcggaggaACTGTTCTATTTGTGGGTGATTTGCACTGGTGGACTACTGATGCTGAACTGGAAGCTGAGCTTTGTAAGTATGGGCAAGTGAAGGAAGTTAAGTTTTTTGATGAGAAAGCCAGTGGGAAATCAAAAGGGTATTGCCAGGTTGAGTTTTATGAACCTTCGGCTGCAGCTGCTTGTAAGGATGGGATGAACGAACATGAGTTTAATGGGAGGGCTTGTGTCGTTGCTTATGCATCCCCTTTTACTGTTAAGAAAATGGGAGAGGCTCAGATAGCTAGGAATCAACAGGGGAACGTGAACCAATCTGCAGTTCCCCAGGGAAGGAAGGGTCCTGCTGAGGCAGGAGCTAAGCCGGGTGGTAGTAATGTTGGGACAGGTAATAACTACCAAGGTGGAGATGGCAATAGAGGTTATGGAAGAGGAAACTGGGGGAGAGGGAACAATCCTGGTATGGGGAATAGAGGGCCTGTTAATCAAATGAGGAATAGGGGTGGTAGAGGTATAATGGGTAATGGTGGAAATGGGTTTGGACAGGGTATGGGTGCTAATCCCCCTCTGATGCATCATCAGTCTATGATGAATCAGGGTTTTGATCCTGCATTTGGTGGTCCAATTGGTAGAATGGGCAACTATGGAGGCTTTCCCGGTGCTCCGACACCTCCATTCTCGGGTATTATGCCTTCATTCCCTGGTGTTGGAGGTGTAGGTATGCCTGGAGTAGCTCCTCATGTTAATCCAGCCTTTTTTGGTAGAGGTATGCATATGAATGGTATGGGGATGATGCCCACATCAGGTATGGATGGTCCTAATATGGGAATGTGGTCAGATCCAAATATGGGTGGATGGGGTGGTGAAGAGCCTGGTGGTGGCAAGGCCGGAGAGTCAAGTTATGGGGAAGAAGCAGCATCTGACCATCAGTATGGTGAGGTGAACCACGATAGAGCTGGTTGGACTAATACTACGAGGGATAAAGATCGAGGTTCAGAAAGGGACTGGTCCGGTACTTCTGAGCGAAGGTACCGGGATGATAGAGATCAAGGATATGAAAGAGATGCACCTAGTGAAAAAGATATGGGACATGACCATGAATGGTCTGGAAGAAGGCAGCGTGATGATAGAGAAATGGGCCGAGAGCGATCTCGTGACCGTGATCGGGAACGATCTCGAGACCGTGACCGTGAAAGGGATCGCGATCGAGACCGTGAGCGTGACAGGTACAGGGAAGATAGGGGCAGGTATGCAGATCATCATAGATACAGAGATCGTGAAGCAGAGCCTGATGATGAATTGGAGAGAGGACGGTCATCAAGGACTCACAGCAAATCACGGTTATCACATGATGAGGAACACCATTCTAGGCCAAGAGATGCTGATTATGGGAAGAGAAGGCGGCTTACCTCTGAGTAA